The Vibrio gallaecicus genome contains a region encoding:
- a CDS encoding DUF4145 domain-containing protein, giving the protein MTDIEQVVTRTRNIEKLLRLQYHAEGEGLHELITSCEERLPHDVVSKLRYVATCRNKVVKDDKSELEDQAKFILMCDDCEKELTPRSSRFIWRVAILLMVVMTLAAAGFYYANWDVLTHHFLSK; this is encoded by the coding sequence ATGACAGACATAGAACAAGTAGTGACAAGAACTCGAAACATTGAGAAGTTATTACGGCTTCAGTATCACGCTGAAGGTGAAGGATTACATGAACTCATTACAAGTTGCGAAGAGCGGCTGCCTCATGATGTAGTGAGTAAACTAAGATACGTTGCGACGTGTCGTAATAAAGTTGTGAAGGATGATAAATCTGAACTAGAAGATCAGGCTAAATTTATATTAATGTGTGATGACTGTGAAAAAGAGCTCACACCAAGGAGTAGCCGATTTATCTGGCGAGTGGCTATTTTATTGATGGTAGTGATGACATTAGCAGCAGCTGGCTTTTATTACGCCAATTGGGATGTACTCACGCATCATTTTTTATCTAAATAA
- a CDS encoding DUF2500 domain-containing protein: protein MPSTLFFAIFTLALLAGWVFVSFYRKHMQGENAPEQKADVTILDKQSIDLPDAEPGQEDQEYWIYVQKGRIGPKREFQVGIHYFHALSPGDKGTMTYQGDKFLHFALKR from the coding sequence ATGCCTAGCACACTGTTTTTTGCCATTTTTACACTTGCCCTACTCGCTGGTTGGGTATTTGTGAGTTTTTATCGAAAACACATGCAAGGTGAAAATGCACCCGAACAAAAAGCTGATGTCACTATTTTAGATAAACAATCCATTGATCTTCCTGATGCTGAACCAGGACAAGAAGACCAAGAGTATTGGATATATGTACAAAAAGGTCGCATTGGTCCAAAACGTGAGTTTCAAGTGGGGATCCATTATTTCCATGCCCTATCTCCTGGAGATAAAGGCACAATGACCTACCAAGGTGATAAATTTTTGCACTTTGCGTTAAAGCGATAG